The DNA region TTTCGCCTTACGTAAATCATAGATCTCTTTGAAGACGGCGTCATAGGGAACCATCTGCACGATTTTCCATCCATTCAAGTCCACGGTATCAAAATTCACAATAAATTTCCGGTCCTCATTCTCCACCACGGCCTGTCCTTTGCGCTTGGCCCACAGACTGGACATATAGGATTCTTCCGCGATGCTCGTGCCGATCATTTCCCGATTCGGGCTGGAAACGATATTCCCCTGTTTGTCCACAAGATACACTTCGCCCTCAAGTCCGGTCAAATATTTGCGAATGTCCTTCTCGGTAACGCTAAAGACGATCATGCCGATGTTCTGATTGCTCTGAAGCTCCGTGATACTTTTCACCAAGGAGATGACCGGCTCACGGTCGGTGTAGAGAAACTGCTGAGGATTAAACATCCAGCGGACCTGGTAAGGGGTGCTTATCATCTTCTCATACCAATCCGAATGAATGTACTCCTGATAAAGGCTGTCCTCCAGATAGCGGGTGCTGTACCAATTCCCGTGCCGGTCAAACAGCGTAACATACGTGTTCGAAAAATACGAGCTGAATGAACGGTTGAGCGTAACGTCATTCAGCCTGAGCTTTTCATATTTGCTAAGGGCTCCCGGGTCCTTCAGCATCCTTTTCGTATCGTCGTTGATCGTGATGTCGACAGCTGAATTCAGCATGTCCTCCATAAACAGTTGGACGTTGAAGGTCATCAGAACCAGTGCATCCTGGGCCGATTTCGCGATCTTCTGTTCTATCGTTCGTTCCAAAGGCTTGTCCAAATACTGATTGGAAAGCAGAAACGGGATAACCAAAAACAGCAGTATGGAGAAAAAAATACGGTTGCGAATGGAATTCAGCCGGCTTGCCCATTGCTTGATACGCACCACAAGATCACTCCCCCTGCTGAACAGCTTGCTTCTATATTTTTAGTCTAGGCTTCGGGGCATGATTTTGTAAAGGCTTTCTCAACGGCCGGGCTCAGCCATGCTTATACATCCGCTTGGCTTTTCGGAATACAAAAAGGAGCCCCGTCAAGTGACGGGGCCCCTTTGATTTTTTATCCGCTGCTTCTAACATTGTGTAACTGCATGTTTATCTAACCTATACTAAAACGCGTCAGTATGTTTAAGATAACAACCGCTCATTCAGCCAGCTTCTTAATTTCACTCTCGGTTAACGCCTTGTTATAAATCCGAACCTCATCCAGGCTTCCATTGAAATAAGGATCGGCCGCAAACCGGCTTTTGCCTAAGTAAGCTTCCGTCGTCAACAGCCCGCTTGGGTTCAGCTTCATATGATCGCCGGAGGCAACCAGCTGTCCGTTTACGTACAGCTTGCCTGTGTCGCCCTGAAGAGTCACGGCTACATGCGTCCATGCATTCACCGGAAGCGGCGCGTCAGCAAGGAGACTTTGGTCGCCGCCATCGCCGTGAATCGTAAACTGAAGGACGCCGGTATGCTGGGACGGGGTCAGGAACATATGCCTAGCGAGCCCGCTGCCGGCATCCAGCACCCGCTGCCACGGGGCGCCTCCCTTCCAATACACCCATGCGGCGAACGTTAGATCGTCCGTGTCTGTCACCAGATTAGGCAGCTCAACATATCCGTTCTTGCCGTCAAAATCAATGCCCCCGCCCTGATAACCTCGCTCATTCCACTGAACACCGCCATGCGTCCGCCCGTCATATCCGTTCGGGGAGCTGTCGATCACGACGCCCTCTCGACTCTCACCGAATCCATAGCTCAGCAGCATCGGTCCGGCCGACTGCTGCAGCACCGTGACGTCGAACGAGCGGGAGGTTTTGTAGCTGCCCTTGACGATCCCGGCAGTCAATGTAACCTTCGCATTTCCGGAGCCCGCGGCCGGACGCGTCACCTTGCCGTCAGCGGTGATCACATTCGGATCGGAGGTGGACCATTGGATGGTTGTGCCGCCTGACGCCTCGGTAGGCAGGGTCAAATCGTAGAAGATGCCGCTCAGATCACCGAGCGACAGGTCTGCTCGAACGTCCTCTGCAATCTGCTTATCGCTTCGCTCCGGCTGCTTCGCTCCCCAAACGGCCGTTCCCTCCGGCGATAAAGCCGTAAAGGTCATGAGCCGCTGCCCCGCCTCGTGATTCCATTGCGGCGCAAACACACCCTTATACACGACACCGTCCAAAGTCAGCGTAACCTGCTGTTTGCCGCTCGTTTTCCATGTGCCGGAGACGCTTCCTGTCACCCGGCCGTTCTTATGCAATTGGATCGGCTGCGACTCCTTGATGTTTGCGGAAATATCCTTTCCATGGTTGATCAGCTTGTATTCCCCGGCTGCATCCTTCGGGGTTACCTTTTTGTCCACTGCTTCCTCTCCCGCATAACGGAGCGGAGCTGCGACAGGCCACCCTTCCTCGTTCATATACAGCTCATGGACGCGGATTTCATGCTCTTCGCCGCGCTGCGGAAAGCGGCTGTGGAAGATCAGGAACGTTCTGCCGGTTGCTTCATCGTAGTATACCGAGTTATGTCCCGGGGATACGGCACCGGTTCCCAGGCCTGCTCCCGGATCACCAATCCAACGCTTGAACAGATAGTTGCCCATCAGCTTGGTGCCGAACGGCTCGATCGACCGGTCATCGAATAGCGGCAAGGACGGATCGGCCTTCACCTCTCTCATATCGTTTCCTTCCGCATCATAGAACGGGCCGTCGGGGTTCTTGGATCTGACGACGCGCATATTGTACCCGCCAACGGCATCAAGCCCTCCGTACGAAAGATACAGGTAGTAATAATCCGTCTCCGGATTGTAGAGCATGTACGGTCCCTCAATCCGGCTATGGTTGCCTCCGAGCAGCTTCTTGCCATAGCCCTGTCCCGGAAGCGGCTTGCCGTCCGCAGGATTCATCTCCATAATGAAGATCCCTCCCGAATAGGAGCCGTATACCATCCACAGCTTTCCATCCTTATCGAAGAACACGTCCGGATCCACCACATTCGGATGCTTCGTTGCATCGTACACGGTGCCGTCCTCGCTCGGCTCGCCCCACATGCCGGATTTCAGAATAATGCCGGTATCCTTATAGGGCCCTTCGATCCGATCGGCTACAGCAATCCCCATCGCCGAGCGCGGGGAATCGCCTTTGCAGGCATTGTAGTACATATAAAATTTGCCGTCGGCAAGCTGGATCACATCGGCCGCCCATAGCGTATCGCTCTGAGCCCACGCCAGCGTATCCTTCAGTTCCTCCGTTACATTCGGAATCAAAGGATTTCCGTCAACTACCCCGGAAGCGATCATGTCCCACTTCATGAGATCCTTGGATTTGGCCGCTGCCAAATGGGAGCCGAAGACATAGTAGGTGTCGCCAGCCTTGATCACGGAGGGATCGTGCACGGAAGCCTCCCGGAAAACCGGGGCGCTTGGCTCCTTCTTTTTTGCCGCCGTCTCCACTTTCACGCCTAAGCTCCCCGTCTCCGGCCCCTGCCCGAATGCCATGGCGCTTCCCGTCAATAAAGCGCATACAACAGCTGCGGCAGCTCCAGTTCGAATGATGTTCTTTCGCATACGACGCTCCTTTCAACCAATCGCTGATTTTTTGTAAACCCTTTCAAAACGGACGAACAAGAGTGACATGAAACCCGAACCATGGTGATTTTAATTCATTAAAATATAAAACGTTTTATATTATATAAGATATTATCATTGCAGATGCTCCAATTTCAATCCCCTTCTCTATTTATTTTATCCGAAGCGAATCGGTATGGTCTTAAAGACCCAGGATAAGGAACCACCGAATTTCCTTAGAAAACCCTGCCCTTTCTATATTCTCATCCCCCTCTCCGAAGCTTGCACGGAGCATGGGATCTTAATGAACGAACAAAATCCCGACCACAAACGGAGGTCGGGGTTTTGTTTTATGTTTTTATAAATTAAATGTTTTTAGCAGACCCGAGTTTAATAGCTCCACCAATTCCCGGACATGACCAGCATCGAGAACAGCTTGATGCTTTCTTCGTAATATCCCTCGGCCGATGCATTCGCCGTATAGGTCCACACGACGTTCAGCCAGCTTTGGTGGCTCTGGGAGACCATCGCGCTGATGCCGAACGGGGCGTAGAATGCGCCGCTGTTATACGACACAAGCGGGCTTCCGCCGAGCGTATAGCCTGCCTTGATATTTGCCGGCTTCTGGCTCGTATTCGATTTGATGAACGCGTTCATCAAATCGAGCTGTCCCAAGGCCCTCGTATCGCCGGTCATCAAATAGTCGGTGGCGATTCGCCAAGGCGTCCGTGCCGAATTGTAATAATAGTTCCCGTCGTTCGCACCTTCAAGGAAGCCGGCCGCCGCAGGCTGATAGCTCCCCCCCTGCAGCACGACGAAATCCGGAAGCAGCCCCGTATTCGGGCTATAGCTGCCGTGAACGGAGTTGATGATGCTGTATGTTTTGTCGATTACCTGATCCCATCTGGCATCCCCGGTAGCCTTCCGGAACGCCTTCAGATGGTTCAGCATGAAATCGGACGGGCGCGTGGCTGTATTGAAGCTGCCGCTCGTCGCCCAATCTCCCAGACGAAGAGTCCATTGCGATTGATTCACGTCATGGCTCATGATTGCGCCTATGATGTTCTTGGCCGCTTGCAGATAGTTAATGCTTCCGCTGCTGCCCCACTGTCTATCTGCCAACAGGAGGGCGTATGCGATATCCATATCGCCGTCCGTCGCCGAGTTGGCCCCCTCAATGTTCTGGAAGCTGCTGTTCTGTTTCCAGGCCATTAAGTATGGATTCTGGTTGCTCGGATGAGCCTTATAATATCGGTACAGTCCATCGAAGTATGTCTGAGCGTTGGCATCGGCTCCGGCCATCATGACCGTCAGGATCATCCCGTAGCCGTGGGCCTCCGATACGGTTTCCCCGGCCGAGTTGTATTTTACGTAATATTGCCCCGTGCCGGCAGGCTTGAGAAACGAAGCCTTCCAGCTGTTCCACTTACTCTTGACGGCTTCGTCCATCGCCGTCTGCGTCACATGGTTGGGCTTGATCGAACCGCTCGTATATGTCGTATGCTGCGGAAACGGCCTCTGATTCTCCGCCATGGACAGTCCCGCCGGCAGCATCAGGAGGACGGCACAGAACAACAGCGCACTCTTGCGGATGACTCGCTTACGGCTTGATTTCATCAACCACATCTCCTTCATAGATTCGAATTGAAACTTCGGTTATCCTAACCGCTTGTCCAGCCGATTTCGCTTCGATCACCACCTTTCATCAACGGATGACACGGTGACGGAGAATCTCGTTGTAATCCAAGTATAGTCTAAAATGGTTAAATATGTAATCGCTACTCTTGTTTTCCCGTCAATAATTTCAAAAAAAATGATAGCAACCATCGAACTAATCCACTGCTCCAAGCGTTTGTTAATAGCGAAGGGGAAATACGAGGAGTATCCGAAAAAGGAACGCCCTTAAGATAAAGGTGGTGGGTATGTTGCCTTATTATATATGGCTGGTTGTTTCTGCGCTGCTGTCCTTGTACGGCGTAATCACATATTGGCCGAACTATTCCGCGGATGACGAAATGGTTCTGTTCAATGACATTGCGACGGCCTTTTTTTTCACACCTTCATTCTTTATTCTGTTTCTGTCCATGATCCTTCAGGCTGCCATGCTGGGTTTAAAGCAAAAAAGGTATCGTGCGTTCAGGCGTATGCTCTACATTCTGATCTATCCTGCCAACGTTGCTCTTTTCTATGTCATCACGATGAATCTGATGCCGATCTCAATCATTATCATCCTGGTTCTGGCGGGATCGGTGGTGGCCGCTTTGCATTACTTTCTGTCCTATTTATTTAAATATTAAGCCAAAAGGAGCCTCGTTCGTCCGGTCTATAGTTGCAGCCTAAAAGGGGCGGTGCAGGATCATACCTGCACCGCCCTATTATCCTTGCACCACCCTGGTTTAGACCGCGTGAATGGATGGCCACGACAGCTCGATCCCCTGCCGCACCAGCAGCTGCTGAAACGCCTCCAGCCGCTCCGGATCCCTGCGGACCTCGGACGGCTTCAGACCATGCTCCACGCAATAAGCCGCTAAATACCCTGCCGACTCTCCGATGTTCCACTCGACCGGATGTAGGCGGTAACAGCCGTTCGTAATATGTGTCGTGCCGATATTTTTGCATGCTGCCAGCACATTGCTCACCCGAACCGGAATCAGGCTTCCCATCGGAATTTGGAAGGGGAGACTCGAAATGTCGATATAGGTGCGCTGTCCCGTGCTTGGATGCAAATCGATCCGGTAGCAGCCGACGCCGACGGAATCGAAGAACTCCGCTGCCTTTCCATCAGGCAGGCAATCGCTGGCGACATGCTGCTCCTTTACCGTAAATTCAGCCCGGATTCGGCGCGACTCGCGAATGTACGGCGCCTTAGCCAGACCGTCCTCTGTGCCGAGCACATCCGGACGGAGGCGAAGCCCCGGATAACCGGCTCCTCCGTCCGGACGAGGGGCTTCCGTCTGCATCCAATAGAGAAGCGACAAGCTTAGGCTCCGGGCCTCTTTCAAATGCTTCTCCCGCTCCTCCGGGCTTACATCGATGATCGGCCCCAGCCAATAATCGTTCTGCGGCCAATTCACGATCGTCACGCTGCTGTCAAATGCGCCTGCGGCGAAATGCTCACGGTCCAGAATTTGTCTGTATTTCCACAGCGAGAATGACTTGCCGTCCGGGAACAGGCTGTAGGTGACAGGCTCCAGCGTATGCGGGACGAGCCCGCTCCAGCTGAGCATGCGGTCAGGCCAGAAATCGGCTTGGTACGTTTTCCAAAAGTCATACCTATCCGGCTTCGGAATCGTATGATCTTCTCCTTCAAGGTAGTCTACGGCGAAGCACCAAGTGAATGCCTGCATATCCATCGGGTCGGGCGAGCCGGACAGCGCATGGGGCTCTCCGGTCTCCTCCATGGATTCCGCGCCGGTGACATACTCGATCCCCGCAAGCGGCAGCAGATCCCCCTCTTCGGTGGCATCCAGAAACAGCCCGCCGGTAAGGGTAATTTCATTGCCGGACTTTACGTTCCGCAGCGAAACGGCCGTGACCCGGTCATCATCGCTTTCTGCTTGGGTTAGGACATGCTCCGTAAGGATCACGAGCCTCCCGCTGTGGATGTAAGGGGCCAGCATATCCCGGAGAACGGCCAGCGCCGCCCTGGGTTCATGGGCGATCGTGCTCACCAGCGCACTGCCGGGGTTGAAGTGTTCGCTCGCTCTGGCTTCCGGCTTTAACGGAAACCACGATTGGTAGTACTGCCGAACTCTGGCCCGGAATTCGCGATAGCTCGCCGTGCAGCCGAACTGCTCAATCCAGGGATGCTCATCCGGCGGCACGCCCTGACTGGTGATCTGTCCGCCTATCCAATCTCCGGCCTCCGTCATGATGACGCGTTTTCCGCTGCGAGCCGCCGCTAACGCTGCGGCACACCCCCCCAGACCTCCGCCGAGGATAATTATGTCCGCCTCTCTATGTTGACTCATTGGCTGTTCACCTCGTATCGGTATTTTATAAGCCTGCCCTGATTAGCTGTATTTAAAGATCGTTCCGAGCGTAGTGGAGCCGGGTCCATACCGCTCATAGGCGCCTGCCGCCTGCTCTACGGGAACGACATGCGAGATAAGCGGTCTTACGGATATTCTTCCTTCCGCAAGCAGACGGATATATTCGGCGACATTGCGCCCTTCCGTCCAGCGTACGAAGCCGATCGGATAATCACGGTTCTCCAGCTCGTAGTTCGCATCATAGCGTCCCGGACCGCCTGCCCGCGAGATGAGGACCTGCGCCTCCTTGACGAACATCTTTTCCCTGGAGTACACGGTGGTCAAATCGCCGACAATGACGATGTTCCCCTTGTCCCGGATCCAACCCATCGAGGCGTTGATCAGCTCCTCCCCAGGGCCGCTTGCACACAAAATAACGCTGTCCACGCCCTGCCCACCCGTCATGCGCCGGATGCTCTCTTCCAGCTGCTCACGGCTATCGAAGGCATGCGGGATATACTCCCGCATCTCCTTCACCCGCTCCGGATTCAGGTCGAATCCGGCGACGGGGAAAGCCGCCGCATGCGCTATCTGGGCGATCAGCTGGCCGAGAATACCCAGGCCCACGACGACGGCAGACTCGCCGAAGCGTAAGTCAGCCACCCGCAGCGCATGAATCGCGATCGCTCCGAGACCTGCGAATGCCGCTTCTTCCGGATCAACCCCATCCGGTACCGCTGCCGTCAAATTCGAGGGAACGGTGAGCACCTCGGCATGGCGCACATAAGGCGCACCGTAACAGGCGACGCGCTGGCCGACCGACAGGCCGCTGACGCGTTCCCCGACCGCTTCGATCACCCCGACCGCACTGTAACCCATTACCACAGGCTGATCCGAAGCTCTTTTGATAAACGTCATTTCGGTTCCCGGGCTGACGGCCGAATACTCGGTGCGTATTCGAACATGCCCCGCCGGCACATCAACCGGCTCCTCCAGATCGGCAATGATCACATTGCCTTGAATCGTAGCCACCGCCTTCATATGATGCCTCCTGCTTCCTTGCAGCCCTTATTTCCCCGAGGCCTTACGGTACTCGCTCGGGGAGACGCCGCAATACTTTTTAAATGTCGTTGTGAACGTGGACGAATTCGAGTAGCCCGTCTTCTCGCCGATTTCAGCGATGCTGAGCTCCGTATTGCGGAGATATTCCCGGGCATGAGCCAGCCGGACCTTGTTCAAATACTCCACGTAATTGACGCCGAATGTCTTCTTGAAATAATTCGAGAAGTATTTGGAGCTTGTATCCAGCACCTCCGCCATATGGTCCAGGTACAGATTCTCCATGTAATGAAGCTCGATATATTGAGAGATGAATGCCGGATTCAGCTTGCTGCGCGGATCGTGATTGCGCATATTCGCGACCACGCGAATCACTTCAACCAGCGCATCCTGAATTTCCTTGTACGTAAACGCATGATCGACCTTGCGGATAAAGGCGCTCTCCAGCTGGAACAGCTCGCTGCGGTCCGCGGCGGAGGATTCCGCCTGCTTCAGGACAAAGAAAAACATGCTTTTGGCGATATGGACCATCTGATGATGATGAATTTGCAGTGAGACGTTCTCCTGAATGATCTCATTGACGATCCGCAGCCCTTCATCCACCTTACCGCTCAACATGCAGTTGCTCAGCTTCTCGATCTCCTGAAGCGGGAAATACAGCTCGGGGACGTACCGGATGCGTTCCGTGTCGACAATCACTGTTCCCTCGTTCACATGCCGGTACAGCAGCCCTTCCTTAATATTTTCATAGGCGACGCGGCAGTTGCCGATCTTGGACTCGTAAGCCCGGCTGACGCATCCCCAAACCCCGAATGCCTGCAGATAACTTTGCTTTGCTGCCTCGAGGAAGTCCTCGAACCGCCGCACCAGCTTCTTTCGCTCCGAGGGCTGGTCAAGGCCGATCAGCGCCACAAACTGCAAATGCTCGATATGATACACAACCGCATGCTCGTAACGAGCCGTCAAATCGCTTCGAATCGCTGCCGTCAGCTCCTCCAGCACGAATCCGCCCTCCGAGTCCGGCTTGTCTTCCGGCTGCAAATAGATTGCCGCCATCACGAAATGCCTGCTCTGGAAAAAATGCGTGTACTGCTTCTGCATCTGGATTTCCTGCTCCCGCGAATGATTCTGCCCATCAAGGGTTTGCAGGAAGACGCCCCTTCGTATTTCTTCATCAACTAGGTCCATTTGCTTCTTCAGCGATTCGTTCTCTCGCTGGACCTTGATAATGCCGCTTTGAATCTTTACGAAGTCGTTCCCTTTCAGCGTGCTGC from Paenibacillus ihbetae includes:
- a CDS encoding helix-turn-helix domain-containing protein, whose amino-acid sequence is MNRLIANRGLLQIFFALQLVIGIMFIFNYIVYKNSISGIYDKVSDNNRMVIKNVIQSFDTSFSSINNLIFNIHALSSDRIQADSGGLDMERVLTLQDNLTSIVSNVDIVEDVIISFDDHDLAITTRGTSNLDALFDRRYTSQRYNSMFWKNFTRSEHEFTVFPAEVYMDQSSGYGRNLMIAVDSNKVRLSNKNLMILINVNKLLKGIDLNSMIPGASLIVLDANRNVILSTEKDLDLVDILNDVYFNPSQEASLTHGNYEYNFYKSDYNGFIYINKLPYKFQNIDSVTDANQWIMYGAIVLAVLMSLLLSVYLYRPVKNIVKLLGGSTLKGNDFVKIQSGIIKVQRENESLKKQMDLVDEEIRRGVFLQTLDGQNHSREQEIQMQKQYTHFFQSRHFVMAAIYLQPEDKPDSEGGFVLEELTAAIRSDLTARYEHAVVYHIEHLQFVALIGLDQPSERKKLVRRFEDFLEAAKQSYLQAFGVWGCVSRAYESKIGNCRVAYENIKEGLLYRHVNEGTVIVDTERIRYVPELYFPLQEIEKLSNCMLSGKVDEGLRIVNEIIQENVSLQIHHHQMVHIAKSMFFFVLKQAESSAADRSELFQLESAFIRKVDHAFTYKEIQDALVEVIRVVANMRNHDPRSKLNPAFISQYIELHYMENLYLDHMAEVLDTSSKYFSNYFKKTFGVNYVEYLNKVRLAHAREYLRNTELSIAEIGEKTGYSNSSTFTTTFKKYCGVSPSEYRKASGK
- a CDS encoding zinc-dependent alcohol dehydrogenase — encoded protein: MKAVATIQGNVIIADLEEPVDVPAGHVRIRTEYSAVSPGTEMTFIKRASDQPVVMGYSAVGVIEAVGERVSGLSVGQRVACYGAPYVRHAEVLTVPSNLTAAVPDGVDPEEAAFAGLGAIAIHALRVADLRFGESAVVVGLGILGQLIAQIAHAAAFPVAGFDLNPERVKEMREYIPHAFDSREQLEESIRRMTGGQGVDSVILCASGPGEELINASMGWIRDKGNIVIVGDLTTVYSREKMFVKEAQVLISRAGGPGRYDANYELENRDYPIGFVRWTEGRNVAEYIRLLAEGRISVRPLISHVVPVEQAAGAYERYGPGSTTLGTIFKYS
- a CDS encoding FAD-dependent oxidoreductase; protein product: MSQHREADIIILGGGLGGCAAALAAARSGKRVIMTEAGDWIGGQITSQGVPPDEHPWIEQFGCTASYREFRARVRQYYQSWFPLKPEARASEHFNPGSALVSTIAHEPRAALAVLRDMLAPYIHSGRLVILTEHVLTQAESDDDRVTAVSLRNVKSGNEITLTGGLFLDATEEGDLLPLAGIEYVTGAESMEETGEPHALSGSPDPMDMQAFTWCFAVDYLEGEDHTIPKPDRYDFWKTYQADFWPDRMLSWSGLVPHTLEPVTYSLFPDGKSFSLWKYRQILDREHFAAGAFDSSVTIVNWPQNDYWLGPIIDVSPEEREKHLKEARSLSLSLLYWMQTEAPRPDGGAGYPGLRLRPDVLGTEDGLAKAPYIRESRRIRAEFTVKEQHVASDCLPDGKAAEFFDSVGVGCYRIDLHPSTGQRTYIDISSLPFQIPMGSLIPVRVSNVLAACKNIGTTHITNGCYRLHPVEWNIGESAGYLAAYCVEHGLKPSEVRRDPERLEAFQQLLVRQGIELSWPSIHAV
- a CDS encoding glycosyl hydrolase family 8, with product MKSSRKRVIRKSALLFCAVLLMLPAGLSMAENQRPFPQHTTYTSGSIKPNHVTQTAMDEAVKSKWNSWKASFLKPAGTGQYYVKYNSAGETVSEAHGYGMILTVMMAGADANAQTYFDGLYRYYKAHPSNQNPYLMAWKQNSSFQNIEGANSATDGDMDIAYALLLADRQWGSSGSINYLQAAKNIIGAIMSHDVNQSQWTLRLGDWATSGSFNTATRPSDFMLNHLKAFRKATGDARWDQVIDKTYSIINSVHGSYSPNTGLLPDFVVLQGGSYQPAAAGFLEGANDGNYYYNSARTPWRIATDYLMTGDTRALGQLDLMNAFIKSNTSQKPANIKAGYTLGGSPLVSYNSGAFYAPFGISAMVSQSHQSWLNVVWTYTANASAEGYYEESIKLFSMLVMSGNWWSY
- a CDS encoding LamG-like jellyroll fold domain-containing protein — translated: MRKNIIRTGAAAAVVCALLTGSAMAFGQGPETGSLGVKVETAAKKKEPSAPVFREASVHDPSVIKAGDTYYVFGSHLAAAKSKDLMKWDMIASGVVDGNPLIPNVTEELKDTLAWAQSDTLWAADVIQLADGKFYMYYNACKGDSPRSAMGIAVADRIEGPYKDTGIILKSGMWGEPSEDGTVYDATKHPNVVDPDVFFDKDGKLWMVYGSYSGGIFIMEMNPADGKPLPGQGYGKKLLGGNHSRIEGPYMLYNPETDYYYLYLSYGGLDAVGGYNMRVVRSKNPDGPFYDAEGNDMREVKADPSLPLFDDRSIEPFGTKLMGNYLFKRWIGDPGAGLGTGAVSPGHNSVYYDEATGRTFLIFHSRFPQRGEEHEIRVHELYMNEEGWPVAAPLRYAGEEAVDKKVTPKDAAGEYKLINHGKDISANIKESQPIQLHKNGRVTGSVSGTWKTSGKQQVTLTLDGVVYKGVFAPQWNHEAGQRLMTFTALSPEGTAVWGAKQPERSDKQIAEDVRADLSLGDLSGIFYDLTLPTEASGGTTIQWSTSDPNVITADGKVTRPAAGSGNAKVTLTAGIVKGSYKTSRSFDVTVLQQSAGPMLLSYGFGESREGVVIDSSPNGYDGRTHGGVQWNERGYQGGGIDFDGKNGYVELPNLVTDTDDLTFAAWVYWKGGAPWQRVLDAGSGLARHMFLTPSQHTGVLQFTIHGDGGDQSLLADAPLPVNAWTHVAVTLQGDTGKLYVNGQLVASGDHMKLNPSGLLTTEAYLGKSRFAADPYFNGSLDEVRIYNKALTESEIKKLAE